In Clostridium swellfunianum, a genomic segment contains:
- a CDS encoding DMT family transporter, protein MTKQLKADLSLLAVTVVWGASFPIMSIAFKSVPPYSFIAMRYILSGLILGIFFIKRFNNFSREMLKPGILIGIALGIGCILQAVGLTYTTPSKSGFITGLNVVLVPIFIAFIYKKIPDFKTNLGVVLSVSGLALMSISGKVGINFGDFLTLLSAVAFAVQIILVDKFAKDSDLAVLTTIEFLVVGFLSSVPAAFIEGFKINLNLFAVGAIIFTALFCTIFAYGLQNVAQAYTTPTHTAIIFLAEPVFSAIFSVFIGDKLSGRTSWGCSLILLGMIIINLKIDRKGD, encoded by the coding sequence ATGACAAAACAACTAAAAGCTGACTTAAGCTTGCTTGCAGTAACGGTAGTATGGGGAGCCAGCTTTCCAATTATGAGTATAGCATTTAAGAGTGTACCGCCCTATTCCTTTATAGCAATGAGGTATATACTATCAGGTCTAATCTTGGGTATATTTTTTATAAAAAGGTTTAACAATTTTAGCAGGGAAATGCTTAAGCCTGGAATTCTTATAGGTATAGCATTAGGAATAGGATGTATACTTCAAGCTGTTGGATTGACTTATACAACTCCAAGTAAATCAGGCTTTATAACTGGACTGAATGTTGTGCTTGTTCCTATTTTTATAGCTTTTATATATAAAAAAATTCCTGATTTTAAAACAAACCTTGGAGTTGTACTTTCAGTTTCTGGCTTAGCTCTAATGTCTATTAGTGGTAAAGTCGGTATAAATTTTGGCGATTTTTTAACCCTTTTAAGTGCTGTTGCCTTTGCGGTGCAAATAATTTTAGTTGATAAGTTTGCAAAGGATAGTGATTTGGCAGTATTAACTACCATAGAGTTCTTAGTGGTAGGATTTCTGTCTTCAGTACCAGCAGCTTTTATTGAAGGCTTTAAAATAAATCTAAACTTATTTGCAGTGGGAGCAATTATTTTTACAGCGCTCTTTTGTACAATCTTTGCTTATGGACTGCAAAATGTTGCTCAGGCTTATACAACACCAACACATACTGCAATAATATTTCTAGCTGAGCCAGTGTTCAGTGCTATATTTTCCGTTTTTATTGGAGATAAATTAAGTGGAAGAACCTCTTGGGGATGTTCTTTGATACTGCTTGGAATGATTATTATAAATCTAAAGATAGATAGAAAGGGTGACTAG
- a CDS encoding dicarboxylate/amino acid:cation symporter, whose product MNSQYIVLLVSALLVGFLYFLGRKKVSFGNRVLIGMILGVAVGAAFAKTTLIIEPLGQIYINLIKMLVIPLVTSAIISSITNLEGPDKIKSIGVKTLAWLVATTAIACVIGLLVSLVTDPSSGVQLVKDASYKAKEIPTFGKVLVDLSPSNPIADAANAKIIPVIVFSMFVGVAIAIENAKKPEVIKPVISVINGFAQVMFRITDIVLDITPYGVFGLMATVSAKYGLSTLLPLGKFVIAVYIACIIQVAVVHTGLLAFVAKVNPLKFFKAIYPAQVVAFTTRSSYGTLPATIKSLTKKVRISEKIANFVAPMGASMGMNACGGLYPVMAAMFIANVYGMPLSPGKYVILILVTTIASFGTAGVPGTASIMSTVVLASMGLPVEGIAMLLGVDAVIDMARTATNVTGASVAALLVADSEGEFDREAFNAEASGKVKLTA is encoded by the coding sequence ATGAATTCACAATATATTGTTTTATTAGTTTCAGCATTATTAGTCGGTTTTTTATACTTTTTAGGTAGAAAAAAAGTAAGCTTTGGAAATAGAGTTTTAATAGGAATGATTCTAGGTGTTGCTGTTGGTGCAGCATTTGCAAAAACAACTTTAATCATAGAACCTCTAGGTCAGATATATATTAACTTGATTAAGATGCTTGTTATTCCTTTAGTTACATCAGCTATTATCTCAAGTATAACTAATCTTGAGGGACCAGATAAAATTAAGAGCATTGGTGTTAAAACTTTAGCATGGCTTGTAGCAACAACTGCAATAGCTTGCGTAATTGGCTTACTAGTTAGTCTTGTTACTGATCCTAGTTCTGGAGTTCAACTTGTTAAGGATGCTTCCTACAAGGCTAAGGAAATACCTACTTTTGGAAAGGTATTAGTCGATTTATCACCTTCAAATCCTATAGCAGATGCTGCAAATGCAAAAATAATTCCAGTTATAGTATTCTCTATGTTTGTTGGAGTTGCTATAGCTATAGAAAATGCTAAAAAGCCTGAAGTTATAAAACCAGTAATTTCTGTTATAAATGGTTTTGCTCAAGTTATGTTTAGAATTACGGATATTGTGCTTGACATTACCCCTTATGGTGTATTTGGCCTTATGGCTACAGTTTCTGCAAAATATGGACTTTCAACACTATTACCTCTTGGAAAGTTTGTTATAGCAGTTTATATAGCCTGCATAATACAGGTTGCAGTAGTACACACAGGACTTTTAGCTTTTGTTGCTAAGGTAAATCCATTGAAGTTCTTTAAGGCTATTTATCCAGCACAGGTAGTTGCATTTACTACAAGAAGCAGCTACGGAACCTTACCCGCTACTATAAAGAGCTTGACTAAGAAAGTAAGAATCTCTGAAAAAATTGCAAACTTTGTTGCTCCAATGGGAGCTTCCATGGGTATGAATGCTTGCGGTGGTCTTTACCCAGTAATGGCTGCAATGTTTATAGCTAATGTTTATGGAATGCCTCTATCACCTGGCAAGTACGTTATTCTTATATTAGTAACTACAATCGCATCCTTTGGTACTGCTGGTGTTCCAGGAACCGCTTCCATTATGTCAACAGTAGTTCTTGCAAGTATGGGACTTCCTGTTGAAGGTATAGCAATGCTTCTTGGAGTGGATGCAGTAATAGATATGGCAAGAACTGCAACAAATGTTACTGGAGCTTCTGTAGCTGCACTACTGGTTGCAGACTCTGAAGGAGAATTTGACAGAGAAGCTTTCAATGCTGAAGCCTCTGGCAAAGTTAAATTAACTGCATAA
- a CDS encoding sensor histidine kinase, producing MCYEDKTKEELIEELRIRDTVLYEQNLKNSKTILEAILQSATDGILVIDYNEEILHINKRFNELWNIPQKAILEKDIWKITHYLKNQLVDPEAFILSTRKIIDISVEYKDIIYLKNGRVLERYSHPLILNNKPIGTVINFRDITQKSILENKLIRNQKLYRRLIELLPDGILVYRDNKLFLVNQAASKLLKQSKKDILGKKSGSMAKIHPDYRDEAFKKIAKLHQNESVMDYSEYKLILHDGTEIDIETGAFSFKNEGHFFITSIIRDITERKKIRQLEETVSQKSELLKEAQEYNRLKTQLFSTISHELKTPLNIIFGSVQLLEKLYNGASLNKYLKIMKQNCYRLLRLINNLIDLNKFEIGYYKLELNKCNIVKVIEDITLSVVDYTSSKGIELIFDTDVEEKYTACDAEKLERVILNLLSNAIKFTEPGGNIKVSIHDNVDNILISVKDSGIGIPEDMLDKIFEAFRQVDSSLRRKVEGSGLGLSIVKFLIEMHGGNISAKSHLGNGSEFLIELPINPIPDIIEGVQEYSPAAIDSKVEKVSIEFSDIYS from the coding sequence ATGTGTTACGAAGACAAAACTAAAGAAGAGCTTATTGAAGAGCTTAGAATAAGGGATACGGTACTGTATGAACAGAACTTAAAAAATAGTAAGACTATATTGGAAGCAATCTTGCAATCAGCTACTGATGGAATATTGGTAATCGATTATAATGAAGAAATTCTTCATATTAATAAAAGGTTTAATGAATTATGGAATATACCCCAAAAGGCTATATTAGAAAAAGATATATGGAAAATTACGCATTATTTAAAGAATCAATTAGTGGACCCTGAAGCTTTCATATTAAGTACAAGAAAAATAATTGATATATCCGTTGAATATAAAGATATTATATATTTAAAAAATGGAAGAGTTTTGGAGAGATACTCTCATCCACTTATACTCAATAATAAGCCTATAGGTACTGTTATAAATTTTAGAGATATCACGCAAAAATCTATTCTTGAAAACAAACTTATAAGAAACCAGAAGCTCTATAGAAGACTTATAGAGCTTCTTCCTGACGGTATCTTAGTATATAGGGATAACAAATTGTTTTTAGTAAATCAAGCAGCTTCTAAATTATTGAAGCAGAGCAAAAAAGATATCCTTGGAAAGAAAAGTGGATCTATGGCTAAAATACATCCCGACTACAGGGACGAAGCCTTTAAAAAAATAGCAAAGCTTCATCAAAATGAGTCAGTAATGGATTATTCGGAATACAAACTAATACTTCATGATGGAACAGAGATTGATATTGAAACTGGTGCTTTTTCCTTTAAAAATGAAGGTCATTTTTTTATTACAAGTATCATAAGAGATATTACTGAACGCAAAAAAATACGTCAGTTAGAGGAGACAGTTTCACAAAAAAGCGAACTCCTAAAAGAAGCGCAGGAATATAACAGGTTGAAAACTCAGCTTTTTTCCACCATATCTCATGAGTTAAAAACCCCATTAAACATAATTTTTGGTTCTGTTCAGCTTTTAGAGAAACTATATAATGGAGCCTCATTGAATAAATACTTAAAGATTATGAAACAAAACTGCTACAGACTTCTTAGATTAATTAATAATTTGATAGATTTAAATAAATTTGAAATCGGTTATTATAAACTTGAACTTAATAAATGCAATATTGTAAAGGTAATTGAGGATATTACACTTTCAGTTGTTGATTATACAAGCAGTAAAGGAATTGAATTAATTTTTGATACTGATGTAGAAGAAAAATATACAGCTTGTGATGCAGAAAAACTAGAAAGGGTTATATTAAATTTATTATCTAATGCAATCAAGTTTACTGAACCAGGCGGAAATATTAAGGTTAGTATACATGATAATGTTGACAATATACTTATTTCTGTAAAAGACTCTGGAATAGGTATTCCTGAAGATATGCTTGATAAAATTTTTGAAGCCTTTAGACAAGTTGATTCTTCTCTTAGAAGAAAAGTAGAAGGCAGCGGACTTGGACTTTCTATTGTAAAGTTTCTTATAGAAATGCATGGAGGAAATATTTCAGCTAAAAGCCATTTAGGAAATGGGAGTGAATTTTTAATTGAACTGCCTATAAATCCAATCCCAGATATCATTGAAGGTGTCCAGGAATACAGTCCTGCTGCTATTGATAGTAAGGTTGAAAAAGTTAGCATTGAATTTTCCGACATTTATTCTTAG